In Cervus elaphus chromosome 5, mCerEla1.1, whole genome shotgun sequence, the following proteins share a genomic window:
- the FDXR gene encoding NADPH:adrenodoxin oxidoreductase, mitochondrial, which produces MAPRCWRWWPWSSWTRTWLPSSRSTQNFGQHFSTQEQTPQICVVGSGPAGFYTAQHLLKHHSRAHVDIYEKQLVPFGLVRFGVAPDHPEVKNVINTFTQTARSDRCAFHGNVEVGRDVTVQELRDAYHAVVLSYGAEDHQALDIPGEDLPGVFSARAFVGWYNGLPENRELAPDLSCDTAVILGQGNVALDVARILLTPPEHLEKTDITEAALGALRHSRVKTVWIVGRRGPLQVAFTIKELREMIQLPGTRPMLDPADFLGLQDRIKEAARPRKRLMELLLRTATEKPGVEEAARQASASRAWGLRFFRSPQQVLPSPDGRQAAGIRLAVTRLEGVGEATRAVPTGDTEDLPCGLVLSSIGYKSRPIDPSVPFDPKLGVVPNVEGRVVDVPGLYCSGWVKRGPTGVITTTMTDSFLTSQILLQDLKAGHLPSGPRPGSAAIKRLLGSRGVWSVSFSDWEKLDAEEVSRGQALGKPREKLLDPQEMLQLLGH; this is translated from the exons ATGGCTCCGCGCTGTTGGCGCTGGTGGCCCTGGTCGTCTTGGACTCGGACTTGGCTGCCTTCTTCCAGGAGCACCCAGA ACTTCGGCCAGCACTTCTCCACACAGGAGCAGACCCCCCAGATCTGTGTGGTGGGCAGTGGCCCAGCTGGCTTTTACACAGCCCAGCACCTGCTAAAG CATCACTCCCGGGCCCATGTGGACATCTACGAGAAACAGCTGGTGCCCTTCGGCCTGGTGCGCTTTGGCGTGGCGCCCGACCACCCCGAGGTCAAG AATGTCATCAACACCTTTACCCAGACGGCCCGCTCTGACCGCTGTGCCTTCCACGGCAACGTGGAGGTGGGCAGGGATGTGACCGTGCAGGAGCTGCGGGACGCCTACCACGCCGTGGTGCTG AGCTATGGGGCAGAGGACCATCAGGCCCTGGATATCCCCGGTGAGGATCTTCCCGGCGTGTTCTCGGCCCGGGCCTTCGTGGGCTGGTACAATGGGCTTCCTGAGAATCGGGAG CTGGCCCCGGACCTGAGCTGTGACACAGCCGTGATTCTGGGGCAGGGGAACGTGGCTCTGGACGTGGCCCGGATCCTGCTGACCCCACCCGAGCACCTGGAG AAAACGGACATCACTGAGGCTGCCCTGGGAGCCCTGAGACACAGTCGGGTGAAGACGGTGTGGATTGTGGGCCGACGTGGACCCCTACAAGTGGCCTTCACCATAAAG gagcTTCGGGAGATGATTCAGTTACCAGGAACTCGGCCCATGTTGGATCCTGCGGATTTCTTGGGTCTTCAGGACAGAATCAAGG AGGCCGCTCGCCCGAGGAAGCGGCTGATGGAACTGCTGCTTCGAACAGCCACGGAGAAGCCAGGGGTGGAGGAAGCTGCCCGCCAGGCATCAGCCTCCCGCGCCTGGGGCCTCCGCTTCTTCCGAAGCCCGCAGCAAGTGCTGCCCTCGCCAGATGGGCGGCAGGCGGCAGGCATCCGCCTGGCAGTCACTAGACTGGAG GGCGTCGGTGAGGCCACCCGGGCAGTGCCCACTGGTGACACGGAGGACCTCCCTTGTGGGCTGGTGCTCAGCAGCATTGGCTACAAGAGCCGCCCCATCGACCCCAGTGTGCCCTTTGACCCCAAGCTTGGGGTCGTCCCCAATGTGGAGGGCCGGGTTGTGGATGTGCCAG GCCTCTACTGCAGCGGCTGGGTGAAGCGGGGACCCACGGgtgtcatcaccaccaccatgaccGACAGCTTCCTCACCAGCCAGATTCTGCTGCAGGACCTGAAGGCCGGGCACCTGCCGTCTGGCCCCAGGCCAGGCTCTGCGGCCATCAAGCGCCTGCTGGGCAGCCGAG GGGTCTGGTCCGTGTCTTTTTCGGACTGGGAGAAACTGGATGCTGAGGAGGTGTCCCGGGGCCAGGCCttggggaagcccagagagaagcTGCTGGATCCTCAGGAAATGCTGCAGCTGCTGGGGCACTGA